One window of Nocardia sp. NBC_00508 genomic DNA carries:
- a CDS encoding 4a-hydroxytetrahydrobiopterin dehydratase, protein MAQQTLLSDTEIAEALTELPEWARSGDSLVRTVKAPTFPAGIELVRQVAEVAETAGHHPDIDIRWRNVTFTLSTHSAGGLTALDVALAHEIDRCV, encoded by the coding sequence ATGGCGCAGCAGACACTGCTCTCCGATACCGAAATCGCCGAGGCCCTCACCGAGCTGCCCGAGTGGGCTCGATCAGGGGACAGCCTGGTCCGCACCGTCAAGGCGCCCACGTTTCCGGCGGGCATCGAACTCGTGCGCCAGGTCGCCGAGGTCGCCGAGACAGCAGGCCACCATCCGGACATCGACATTCGTTGGCGCAACGTCACCTTCACACTGTCCACCCACTCCGCGGGTGGGCTCACCGCGCTGGACGTCGCGCTGGCGCACGAAATAGACCGCTGTGTCTGA